One genomic region from Leifsonia sp. Root1293 encodes:
- the tsaE gene encoding tRNA (adenosine(37)-N6)-threonylcarbamoyltransferase complex ATPase subunit type 1 TsaE has protein sequence MTALGRTLAAELRAGDLLVLSGPLGAGKTTLTRGIGAGLDVRGRVASPTFVLARTHPSLGDGPPLVHVDAYRLQSALELDDLDIDYARSVVVVEWGAGLLDGVAESWLELEIERPTGAGSAADGTGEGGTDDAADSDPADASELGADEPRTVTIRGVGPRWAGTAYAEGSAPEAK, from the coding sequence ATGACGGCCCTCGGCCGCACCCTCGCAGCCGAGCTGCGCGCGGGCGACCTCCTGGTGCTCAGCGGCCCCCTCGGTGCCGGCAAGACGACTCTCACGCGCGGCATCGGAGCCGGGCTGGATGTTCGCGGTCGGGTGGCGAGCCCCACCTTCGTGCTGGCACGCACCCATCCCAGCCTCGGCGATGGACCGCCGCTCGTGCACGTCGACGCCTACAGGCTGCAGAGCGCCCTGGAACTCGACGACCTCGACATCGACTACGCCCGGTCCGTCGTCGTCGTCGAATGGGGAGCCGGACTCCTCGACGGCGTCGCCGAGTCCTGGCTCGAGCTCGAGATCGAGCGCCCGACCGGCGCGGGTTCCGCTGCCGACGGCACCGGCGAGGGCGGAACCGACGATGCTGCAGACAGCGACCCGGCGGACGCCTCGGAGCTGGGCGCCGATGAGCCCCGCACCGTCACCATCCGCGGCGTCGGCCCGCGCTGGGCGGGAACCGCGTACGCCGAGGGGTCGGCGCCCGAGGCGAAGTAG
- the tsaB gene encoding tRNA (adenosine(37)-N6)-threonylcarbamoyltransferase complex dimerization subunit type 1 TsaB — translation MLLAIDTSAGTSVAVVDRDGGILSQVDVADTMRHAEVIGSLITAALAEAGIRPRQLSGVVSGMGPGPFTGLRVGISAARTFAFALGRPLVPIASHDAVAWQHYASGATGGLLVVTDARRREVFWSAYSGPDADGLPQRIDGPALAKPDAVPFAELTRVDAATIPAGGLGMVAELSFAAGKPFAADEPLYLRSPDVTPSNGPKRVTR, via the coding sequence GTGCTGCTCGCCATCGATACCTCCGCAGGCACGAGTGTCGCCGTGGTCGATCGGGACGGCGGCATCCTGAGTCAGGTCGACGTCGCAGACACCATGCGCCACGCCGAGGTGATCGGCTCTCTCATCACGGCCGCCCTCGCCGAGGCCGGCATCCGGCCCCGTCAACTGTCCGGGGTCGTGAGCGGCATGGGCCCGGGCCCCTTCACCGGGCTGCGCGTCGGCATCAGCGCCGCGCGCACCTTCGCCTTCGCCTTGGGACGACCCCTGGTGCCGATCGCCAGCCACGATGCCGTCGCCTGGCAGCACTATGCGTCGGGCGCCACCGGGGGCCTTCTCGTGGTGACGGATGCCCGTCGCCGGGAGGTGTTCTGGTCGGCGTACTCCGGCCCCGACGCCGACGGGCTGCCGCAGCGCATCGACGGACCCGCCCTCGCGAAGCCGGATGCCGTTCCCTTCGCGGAGCTGACCCGCGTCGACGCCGCAACGATTCCCGCCGGTGGCCTCGGAATGGTGGCCGAACTCTCCTTCGCGGCGGGGAAGCCGTTCGCCGCCGACGAGCCCCTCTACCTGCGCTCGCCCGACGTCACCCCGTCGAACGGTCCGAAGCGGGTGACGCGATGA
- the glmS gene encoding glutamine--fructose-6-phosphate transaminase (isomerizing), protein MCGIVGYVGENKSLEVLIGGLRRLEYRGYDSAGVAVIDEDGGLGVAKKAGKLVKLTDELEARPINDGRTGIGHTRWATHGGPTDRNAHPHLGDDGRLALIHNGIIENFSELKNELLAEGHTFESETDTEVAAVLLGREYRAAGDLRLAFQRTVSRLEGAFTLLALHQDQPGLVIGARRNSPLVIGLGDGENFLGSDVAAFVEHTRRAVAIGQDQIVAITADSVTVTDFEGAVVEAEEFDVAWDASASEKGGWSSFMAKEVSEQPDAVANTIRGRIHDGAVAVPELTAFGDDALAAIRRITIIGCGTAAYAGIVAKYAIEKWAGIPVEVELSHEFRYRDPVITDDTLVISISQSGETMDTLMAVKFAGERGAKTLSICNTQGATIPRESDAVIYTHAGPEVAVASTKAFVAQITALYLFGLHLARVRSSLTAEEIGFELGELEAIPEKLSTVLGTGEIIRQLAHWMSDTRAVLFLGRHVGFPVALEGALKLKELAYIHAEGFAAGELKHGPIALIEPGQPVFVIVPSPRHSALLHAKVVSNIQEIRARGARIIAIAEQGDAAVLPFADEVIPIPLAAPLFEPILAVVPLQIFAMELATAKGLDVDQPRNLAKSVTVE, encoded by the coding sequence ATGTGTGGAATCGTGGGATATGTCGGCGAGAACAAGAGTCTCGAAGTACTCATCGGAGGGCTTCGTCGCCTGGAATATCGGGGGTACGACTCCGCTGGCGTCGCCGTCATCGATGAAGACGGCGGGCTCGGCGTCGCCAAGAAGGCGGGCAAGCTGGTCAAGCTGACCGACGAGCTCGAGGCCCGGCCCATCAACGACGGCCGCACCGGCATCGGCCACACGCGCTGGGCGACCCACGGTGGACCCACCGACCGCAACGCCCACCCGCACCTGGGTGACGACGGCCGCCTGGCCCTCATCCACAACGGCATCATCGAGAACTTCTCCGAGCTGAAGAACGAGCTCCTGGCCGAAGGACACACCTTCGAGTCCGAGACCGACACCGAGGTCGCCGCCGTCCTCCTCGGGCGCGAGTACCGCGCCGCCGGTGACCTGCGCCTCGCCTTCCAGCGCACGGTGTCGCGCCTCGAGGGCGCTTTCACCCTGCTCGCCCTGCACCAGGACCAGCCCGGCCTGGTCATCGGCGCACGGCGCAACTCGCCGCTCGTGATCGGCCTCGGCGACGGGGAGAACTTCCTGGGGTCGGATGTCGCCGCCTTCGTCGAGCACACCCGCCGTGCCGTCGCCATCGGCCAGGACCAGATCGTCGCCATCACGGCCGACAGCGTCACCGTCACTGACTTCGAGGGCGCCGTCGTCGAAGCCGAGGAGTTCGACGTCGCGTGGGACGCATCGGCGAGCGAGAAGGGCGGCTGGTCGAGCTTCATGGCCAAGGAGGTCTCGGAGCAGCCGGATGCCGTCGCCAACACCATCCGCGGTCGCATTCACGACGGAGCCGTCGCCGTGCCCGAGCTCACAGCATTCGGCGACGACGCCCTCGCCGCCATCCGCCGCATCACGATCATCGGCTGCGGCACGGCCGCCTACGCCGGCATCGTCGCCAAGTACGCGATCGAGAAGTGGGCCGGCATCCCCGTCGAGGTGGAGCTCAGCCACGAGTTCCGCTACCGCGACCCGGTGATCACCGACGACACGCTGGTCATCTCCATCTCGCAGTCCGGCGAGACCATGGACACCCTCATGGCCGTGAAGTTCGCCGGGGAGCGCGGCGCCAAGACGCTGTCGATCTGCAACACCCAGGGTGCGACCATCCCGCGCGAGTCGGATGCCGTCATCTACACCCACGCCGGCCCCGAGGTCGCCGTCGCATCGACCAAGGCCTTCGTCGCGCAGATCACCGCCCTGTACCTCTTCGGCCTGCACCTCGCCAGGGTTCGCTCCTCGCTCACCGCCGAGGAGATCGGATTCGAGCTCGGCGAGCTCGAGGCCATCCCCGAGAAGCTGTCGACGGTGCTCGGCACCGGCGAGATCATCCGCCAGCTCGCCCACTGGATGAGCGACACCCGCGCCGTGCTGTTCCTCGGCCGTCACGTCGGCTTCCCCGTCGCCCTCGAGGGTGCGCTGAAGCTCAAGGAGCTCGCCTACATCCACGCCGAGGGCTTCGCCGCCGGTGAGCTGAAGCACGGCCCGATCGCGCTCATCGAGCCGGGGCAGCCGGTCTTCGTGATCGTGCCGAGCCCGCGTCACTCGGCTCTGCTGCACGCCAAGGTCGTCTCGAACATCCAGGAGATCCGCGCTCGAGGTGCTCGCATCATCGCGATCGCCGAGCAGGGCGATGCAGCAGTGCTTCCCTTCGCCGACGAGGTCATCCCGATCCCGCTGGCCGCGCCGCTCTTCGAGCCGATCCTCGCCGTCGTCCCGCTGCAGATCTTCGCGATGGAGCTGGCCACGGCCAAGGGCCTCGACGTCGACCAGCCGCGCAACCTGGCGAAGTCCGTCACGGTCGAGTGA
- the rimI gene encoding ribosomal protein S18-alanine N-acetyltransferase — protein MTFQLRRAGVADLDAIMAIETSTFTTDAWSSSTMRADLASEHTYYLVAFPPDEREHIVGYAGLLAPRGGTDADIQTIAVVPEFRGQRLGRALMERLIDEARGRGVTEVFLEVRADNPVAQALYDTLGFVEIAVRPTYYQPDGVDAIVMRLSVQPARTTLAVGIETIQPGEAR, from the coding sequence ATGACGTTCCAACTCCGGCGCGCCGGCGTCGCCGACCTCGACGCCATCATGGCCATCGAGACCAGTACCTTCACGACCGATGCCTGGTCGTCGTCGACGATGCGCGCCGACCTCGCCAGCGAGCACACCTACTACCTCGTCGCGTTCCCGCCCGACGAGCGCGAGCACATCGTCGGCTACGCCGGGCTTCTGGCGCCCCGCGGAGGAACGGATGCCGACATCCAGACGATCGCCGTGGTCCCCGAGTTCCGCGGACAACGCCTCGGACGCGCCCTCATGGAACGCCTCATCGACGAGGCACGCGGGCGCGGCGTGACGGAGGTCTTCCTCGAGGTGCGGGCGGACAACCCGGTCGCCCAGGCTCTCTACGACACGTTGGGATTCGTCGAGATCGCCGTGCGGCCCACGTACTACCAGCCCGACGGAGTCGATGCGATCGTCATGCGCCTCAGCGTTCAGCCGGCCAGGACGACGCTGGCCGTCGGCATCGAGACCATCCAGCCGGGGGAGGCCCGATGA
- the truA gene encoding tRNA pseudouridine(38-40) synthase TruA: MTDEDDDAPSTLHPPLAGTRRVRLDIAYDGTDFNGWGRQPNLRTVQGEIEQALASILRRYGPPPTLVVAGRTDAGVHATGQVAHLDLTDAQAGSLLRPDRGRNRGGERDAGTALARRLNGILSQRGDIVISRGSLAPEGFDARFGALWRRYSYRLADQTAVRNPLHRVNTTWHHSRLDGEAMDAAAASLCGLHDFAAYCKPRDGATTIRTLQSFTWERDVDGVLTARLQADAFCHSMVRALVGACVSVGAGKLAPGDPVALREAAERTNAFMVMPARGLTLTQVGYPDDLRLAARAAETRQRRGPAHRAASPNESVEPARIANAPGVS; the protein is encoded by the coding sequence ATGACCGACGAGGACGACGACGCCCCATCGACCCTGCATCCGCCGCTCGCCGGCACTCGTCGCGTGCGTCTGGACATCGCCTACGACGGCACCGACTTCAATGGCTGGGGACGCCAGCCCAACCTGCGGACCGTGCAGGGCGAGATCGAGCAGGCGCTCGCTTCGATCCTCCGTCGCTACGGCCCGCCGCCCACTCTCGTGGTCGCTGGACGAACGGATGCCGGCGTGCACGCGACGGGCCAGGTGGCCCACCTCGACCTCACCGACGCCCAGGCCGGCAGCCTGCTGCGGCCCGACCGGGGTCGGAATCGTGGCGGGGAACGCGATGCGGGCACGGCGCTCGCGCGCCGGCTGAACGGCATCCTGAGCCAGAGGGGCGACATCGTGATCTCGCGGGGCTCGCTCGCCCCGGAGGGATTCGACGCACGCTTCGGCGCGCTCTGGCGGCGCTACAGCTACCGCCTCGCCGACCAGACCGCGGTCCGGAATCCGCTGCACAGGGTGAACACGACCTGGCACCACTCCCGCCTCGACGGCGAGGCCATGGACGCCGCTGCCGCCAGCCTGTGCGGTCTGCACGACTTCGCCGCGTACTGCAAGCCGCGAGACGGCGCCACGACGATCCGCACCCTCCAGTCGTTCACCTGGGAGCGGGATGTCGACGGTGTGCTGACCGCTCGCCTCCAGGCCGACGCCTTCTGCCACAGCATGGTGCGCGCGCTCGTCGGTGCCTGCGTCTCCGTCGGCGCCGGGAAGCTCGCACCCGGGGACCCCGTTGCACTGCGGGAGGCCGCCGAGCGTACCAACGCGTTCATGGTGATGCCCGCGCGGGGGCTCACCCTCACCCAGGTGGGATATCCGGACGACCTAAGACTCGCAGCGCGGGCGGCGGAGACGCGGCAGCGCCGGGGCCCGGCCCACCGGGCCGCATCCCCGAACGAGAGCGTGGAGCCGGCCCGAATTGCCAACGCGCCCGGAGTCTCCTAA
- the rpsI gene encoding 30S ribosomal protein S9, which yields MAKIADQIDVAPESYSTETPAEETPRAPRAVLNVSGSAVGRRKQAIARARLVPGSGSLIVNGRELADYFPNKLHQQLINDPFKVLDLLGSYDVVAKVTGGGPSGQAGALRLAIARALNEIDRENNRAALKKAGFLTRDARVIERKKAGLKKARKASQFSKR from the coding sequence GTGGCGAAGATCGCAGACCAGATCGACGTGGCTCCCGAGAGCTACTCGACCGAAACCCCCGCTGAAGAAACCCCCCGTGCACCCCGCGCCGTCCTGAACGTCTCAGGTTCGGCCGTCGGCCGTCGCAAGCAGGCCATCGCCCGCGCGCGTCTCGTGCCCGGCTCCGGCAGCCTGATCGTGAACGGCCGCGAGCTCGCGGACTACTTCCCGAACAAGCTGCACCAGCAGCTCATCAACGACCCGTTCAAGGTGCTCGACCTCCTCGGCAGCTACGACGTCGTCGCCAAGGTCACGGGCGGTGGCCCCTCCGGCCAGGCCGGTGCCCTGCGCCTCGCGATCGCTCGTGCTCTCAACGAGATCGACCGCGAGAACAACCGTGCAGCTCTCAAGAAGGCCGGCTTCCTCACCCGTGACGCTCGTGTCATCGAGCGCAAGAAGGCCGGTCTCAAGAAGGCCCGTAAGGCATCGCAGTTCTCGAAGCGCTAA
- the alr gene encoding alanine racemase, with the protein MNEQLVFREASVDLGAIRSNVAALVAHVGTPHVMAVVKANAYGHGAVPVARAALAGGADWLGVADITEAVALRDAGIDGPVLAWLHDPDADFYQAVARGISIGVSTLGQVDAVTDAARRAGAPARVHLKVDTGLSRNGIAEDDWVAAVEAVASLQESGDLIVEGLFSHLSNASPEDDAAQRERFEAAIATAARRGVAPELLHLASTAAAITHPESRYTMVRLGIGIYGLSPWSDSAPEIALVPAMTLRGRVANVRRVAAGTGASYDYQWRASRDTTLVLVPLGYAEGIPRQASGRAEVWIAGERHPVVGRIAMDQFIVDVGDVDVAVGDPVVVFGDPATGAPSADDWAAAAGTINYEIVTRIGHRVHRHYVE; encoded by the coding sequence ATGAACGAGCAGCTCGTCTTCCGTGAGGCATCCGTCGACCTCGGTGCCATCAGGTCGAACGTCGCAGCCCTCGTCGCCCATGTCGGCACACCGCACGTCATGGCCGTCGTCAAGGCGAATGCCTACGGCCACGGAGCGGTGCCCGTCGCCCGGGCGGCGCTCGCCGGAGGCGCGGACTGGCTGGGCGTCGCCGACATCACCGAAGCCGTCGCCCTGCGCGATGCCGGCATCGACGGTCCGGTACTCGCGTGGCTGCACGACCCGGACGCCGACTTCTATCAGGCCGTGGCACGCGGCATCTCGATCGGCGTCTCGACGCTCGGCCAGGTGGATGCCGTGACGGATGCCGCCCGCCGGGCGGGCGCTCCGGCGCGGGTGCACCTCAAGGTCGACACCGGGCTCAGCCGCAACGGCATCGCCGAGGACGACTGGGTCGCCGCCGTCGAGGCTGTCGCCTCCCTCCAGGAGTCGGGCGACCTCATCGTCGAAGGGCTGTTCAGCCACCTGTCGAACGCCTCGCCAGAGGACGACGCAGCTCAGCGCGAGCGGTTCGAGGCGGCGATCGCCACGGCGGCGCGTCGTGGAGTCGCGCCCGAGCTCCTGCACTTGGCGTCGACTGCCGCGGCCATCACCCACCCCGAGAGTCGCTACACGATGGTGCGACTGGGCATCGGGATCTACGGGCTCTCGCCGTGGAGTGACAGTGCACCCGAGATCGCACTGGTTCCGGCCATGACGCTGCGGGGCCGGGTCGCCAATGTGCGCCGGGTCGCAGCCGGAACAGGGGCGTCGTACGATTACCAGTGGCGGGCGTCACGGGACACGACCCTGGTGCTCGTCCCGCTCGGCTACGCCGAAGGCATCCCGCGGCAGGCATCGGGGCGCGCGGAGGTGTGGATCGCGGGGGAGCGGCATCCTGTCGTCGGGCGCATCGCGATGGACCAGTTCATCGTCGACGTCGGCGACGTCGACGTCGCCGTCGGGGATCCCGTGGTCGTCTTCGGTGACCCGGCGACGGGTGCGCCCTCTGCCGATGACTGGGCGGCGGCCGCGGGAACCATCAACTACGAGATCGTGACGCGCATCGGCCACAGGGTGCACCGTCACTACGTGGAGTAG
- the tsaD gene encoding tRNA (adenosine(37)-N6)-threonylcarbamoyltransferase complex transferase subunit TsaD gives MNREDPLVLGIETSCDETGVGIVRGRTLLANAIASSMDEHARYGGVVPEVAARAHLESMTPMIGAALAEAGVSLEDLDAIAVTSGPGLSGALMVGVGSAKALALALDKPLYAVNHLVGHVGVDVLGDDGHLEYPTIALLVSGGHTSLLLVRDLVSDVELLGETIDDAAGEAFDKVARILGLPYPGGPHIDRLAALGDPKAIRFPRGLTLPKDMAAHRYDFSFSGLKTSVARWVEKKQDAGEDVPVNDVAASFREAVADVLIGKAIAACTDLGVPRLLLGGGVVANARVRSLAEERTAAAGIALRIPPLSLCTDNGAMIAALGAQLVMHGHDPSGPDFGADSTLPVTDIQVR, from the coding sequence ATGAACCGCGAGGATCCGCTGGTGCTCGGCATCGAGACCTCCTGCGATGAGACCGGCGTCGGCATCGTGCGCGGGCGCACCCTGCTCGCCAACGCCATCGCATCGTCCATGGACGAGCACGCGCGCTACGGCGGAGTGGTTCCCGAGGTCGCGGCGAGAGCGCATCTCGAATCGATGACGCCCATGATCGGTGCAGCCCTCGCCGAGGCCGGCGTGAGCCTCGAAGACCTCGACGCCATCGCCGTCACCAGCGGCCCCGGCCTTTCCGGCGCCCTCATGGTCGGTGTCGGTTCGGCCAAGGCGCTCGCCCTCGCCCTGGACAAGCCGCTCTACGCCGTCAACCATCTCGTCGGCCATGTCGGCGTCGACGTGCTCGGCGACGACGGCCACCTCGAATACCCCACCATCGCCCTGCTCGTCTCCGGCGGACACACCTCGCTGCTGCTCGTGCGCGACCTGGTCTCCGACGTCGAACTGCTCGGCGAGACCATCGACGATGCGGCGGGCGAGGCGTTCGACAAGGTGGCGCGCATTCTCGGCCTGCCCTATCCGGGCGGTCCGCACATCGACAGACTGGCCGCCCTGGGCGACCCGAAGGCCATCCGTTTCCCCCGTGGTCTCACCCTGCCGAAGGACATGGCCGCCCACCGCTACGACTTCAGCTTCTCGGGCCTGAAGACCTCGGTGGCGCGCTGGGTCGAGAAGAAGCAGGACGCCGGAGAGGATGTGCCCGTCAACGACGTCGCCGCCAGCTTCCGCGAGGCCGTCGCCGACGTGCTCATCGGCAAGGCGATCGCCGCGTGCACCGACCTCGGGGTGCCGAGGCTGCTGCTGGGCGGCGGTGTGGTCGCGAACGCCAGGGTCCGTTCTCTCGCCGAGGAGCGCACGGCCGCGGCTGGCATCGCACTCCGCATCCCACCGCTGTCGCTCTGCACCGACAACGGCGCCATGATCGCAGCGCTCGGGGCGCAGCTGGTGATGCACGGACATGATCCGTCCGGTCCCGATTTCGGTGCCGACTCCACCCTGCCGGTCACCGACATCCAGGTGCGCTGA
- the glmM gene encoding phosphoglucosamine mutase, with amino-acid sequence MPRLFGTDGVRGLANRELTADLALGLAQASAVVLTSGRRAEDRRAQGRRPVAVLARDGRVSGEFLGAAVAAGLASSGVDVLDAGVVPTPATAFLIADSGADFGVMISASHNAAPDNGIKLFAVGGTKLPDEVEDRIEAHLGIEKLLPTGGDVGRIRRFADGEDRYILHLMGTLPHRLDGVHVVLDCANGAAAGISPEVFALAGAKITVVGAEPNGTNINDGVGSTHLDHLATKVLEAGADIGIAHDGDADRCLAVDAAGNVIDGDQIMAILAVAMKERGHLTNDTLVVTVMSNLGLHRAMEANGIRVIQTAVGDRYVLEELNADSLALGGEQSGHVIMTEYATTGDGILTGLHLVAEMARTGKSIAELASVMTVFPQILVNVRGVDHHALDSDEVIAAAVRDAEAELGSSGRVLMRRSGTEPMVRVMVEAADQATADRLAHGLADVVRERLAL; translated from the coding sequence ATGCCTCGTCTCTTCGGAACCGACGGGGTCCGGGGCCTGGCCAACCGTGAACTCACGGCTGACCTGGCCCTGGGCCTCGCTCAGGCAAGCGCCGTCGTCCTGACCTCAGGACGACGTGCTGAAGACCGCCGCGCGCAGGGCCGACGCCCCGTCGCGGTGCTGGCCCGCGATGGCCGCGTCTCCGGTGAGTTCCTCGGAGCCGCCGTTGCCGCAGGCCTCGCGAGTTCTGGCGTCGACGTGCTCGACGCTGGGGTCGTGCCGACACCGGCAACGGCCTTCCTGATCGCCGACAGCGGCGCCGACTTCGGTGTCATGATCTCGGCGTCCCACAACGCAGCCCCCGACAACGGCATCAAGCTGTTCGCAGTCGGCGGCACCAAGCTTCCCGATGAGGTCGAGGACCGCATCGAAGCGCACCTCGGCATCGAGAAACTCCTGCCGACGGGCGGCGATGTCGGCCGCATCCGCCGATTCGCGGATGGCGAGGACCGCTACATCCTGCACCTGATGGGCACCCTCCCGCACCGCCTCGACGGCGTGCACGTCGTGCTCGACTGCGCCAACGGCGCGGCAGCCGGCATCTCGCCCGAGGTGTTCGCCCTCGCCGGCGCCAAGATCACCGTCGTCGGTGCGGAACCGAACGGCACCAACATCAACGACGGCGTCGGGTCGACCCACCTCGACCACCTCGCGACCAAGGTGCTCGAGGCCGGAGCCGACATCGGCATCGCCCATGACGGCGACGCCGACCGGTGTCTCGCCGTCGACGCAGCAGGAAACGTCATCGATGGCGACCAGATCATGGCGATCCTGGCCGTCGCGATGAAGGAACGCGGGCACCTCACCAACGACACGCTCGTGGTCACGGTGATGAGCAACCTCGGCCTGCACAGGGCGATGGAGGCCAACGGCATCCGGGTCATCCAGACCGCCGTCGGCGACCGCTACGTTCTCGAGGAGCTCAACGCCGACTCGCTGGCGCTGGGTGGCGAGCAGTCCGGGCACGTCATCATGACGGAGTACGCCACGACCGGCGACGGAATCCTCACCGGCCTCCACCTGGTCGCCGAGATGGCCCGCACGGGCAAGTCGATCGCCGAACTCGCCAGCGTGATGACGGTCTTCCCCCAGATCCTCGTCAACGTGCGCGGCGTCGACCACCACGCCCTCGACTCCGACGAGGTCATCGCCGCCGCCGTGCGCGATGCCGAGGCCGAACTCGGGTCCTCCGGCCGTGTGCTGATGCGCCGCTCAGGCACCGAGCCGATGGTGCGCGTCATGGTGGAGGCGGCAGACCAAGCAACGGCCGACCGTCTCGCGCATGGCCTCGCCGACGTAGTCAGGGAGCGTCTGGCTCTCTAG
- the coaA gene encoding type I pantothenate kinase — protein MSDPARTNGVHGHSSPFVELDRADWAALARSTPLPLSETELVQLRGLGEPLDLSEVTDVYLPLSRLLNLYVAGAKSLHRATSDFLGDRAESTPFVIGIAGSVAVGKSTIARLLRELLARWEDTPRVELVTTDGFLLPNAELERRGLMSRKGFPESYDRRALLRFVSEVKAGTAEVRAPFYSHLSYDIVPDAQITVRRPDVLIVEGLNVLQPPGPGHRLAVSDLFDFTIYVDARTRDIARWYDERFLKLQRGAFSNPLSYFHRYASLTESEARARSGEIWRSINEPNLLQNIRPTRSRATLVLRKDENHTVNSVLLRKL, from the coding sequence ATGTCCGATCCGGCGAGAACCAACGGTGTCCACGGCCACAGCTCCCCGTTCGTCGAGCTGGATCGCGCCGACTGGGCGGCCCTGGCACGATCGACTCCGCTCCCGCTGAGCGAGACCGAACTCGTGCAGCTGCGCGGCCTGGGCGAGCCCCTCGACCTGTCGGAGGTCACCGACGTCTACCTGCCGCTGAGCCGCCTGCTGAACCTCTACGTCGCCGGCGCGAAGAGCCTGCACCGGGCGACGAGCGACTTCCTCGGCGATCGTGCAGAGAGCACCCCGTTCGTCATCGGGATCGCCGGCTCCGTCGCCGTCGGCAAGTCGACGATCGCTCGATTGCTGCGTGAGCTCCTCGCCCGCTGGGAGGACACCCCCCGCGTCGAACTCGTGACGACGGACGGCTTCCTGCTGCCCAACGCCGAGCTCGAGCGCCGAGGCCTGATGTCGCGCAAGGGGTTCCCGGAATCCTACGATCGCCGGGCGCTCCTCCGATTCGTGAGCGAGGTCAAGGCCGGCACCGCCGAGGTGCGCGCGCCGTTCTACTCGCACCTGAGCTACGACATCGTCCCCGATGCCCAGATCACCGTCCGCCGGCCCGATGTGCTCATCGTCGAGGGGCTCAACGTGCTGCAGCCGCCCGGCCCTGGCCATCGCCTCGCCGTGAGCGACCTCTTCGACTTCACCATCTACGTCGACGCCCGCACCCGCGACATCGCACGCTGGTACGACGAGAGGTTCCTGAAGCTGCAGCGCGGCGCGTTCAGCAACCCGCTGTCGTACTTCCATCGGTACGCGTCGCTCACCGAGAGCGAGGCCCGCGCACGGTCGGGTGAGATCTGGCGGTCGATCAACGAGCCGAATCTGCTCCAGAACATTCGCCCGACACGGTCGAGAGCAACCCTCGTACTGCGCAAGGACGAGAACCACACCGTGAACTCGGTGCTGCTGCGGAAGCTCTAG
- a CDS encoding holo-ACP synthase gives MIAGIGVDVVDLARFERAIARTPRLVERLFAESERDRHPRSLAARFAAKEALIKALGGPGGLRWHDMVIEANEHGDPEFALSGTVAAAAAAQGVARVHVSMSHDAGIATAFVVMERDAS, from the coding sequence GTGATCGCCGGCATCGGAGTCGACGTCGTCGATCTGGCGCGGTTCGAGCGGGCGATCGCACGCACCCCGCGGTTGGTCGAGCGTCTGTTCGCTGAGAGCGAACGCGATCGGCATCCGCGCTCCCTGGCTGCACGGTTCGCCGCGAAGGAAGCCCTCATCAAGGCTCTCGGCGGGCCGGGCGGCCTGCGTTGGCACGACATGGTCATCGAGGCGAATGAGCACGGAGATCCGGAGTTCGCCCTCTCGGGAACCGTCGCGGCGGCCGCGGCAGCGCAGGGTGTCGCTCGCGTGCACGTGTCGATGAGCCACGACGCCGGCATCGCAACGGCCTTCGTCGTGATGGAGAGGGATGCGTCATGA
- the rplM gene encoding 50S ribosomal protein L13: protein MTRTYTPKASEITHDWYVIDAADVVLGRLATHAAVLLRGKHKPTFANHMDTGDFVIIINADKVALTGAKAEQKKAYRHSGYPGGLTAVTYSELLEKNPTRAVEKAIRGMLPKNSLGRAQLKKLKVYTGPEHPHAAQQPKQFVFNQVAQ, encoded by the coding sequence GTGACGCGCACTTACACCCCGAAAGCCAGTGAGATCACCCACGACTGGTACGTCATCGACGCAGCCGATGTCGTGCTCGGTCGCCTGGCGACTCACGCAGCAGTCCTGCTGCGCGGCAAGCACAAGCCGACCTTCGCCAACCACATGGACACCGGCGACTTCGTCATCATCATCAACGCCGACAAGGTGGCCCTGACCGGCGCCAAGGCCGAGCAGAAGAAGGCCTACCGCCACTCGGGTTACCCGGGCGGCCTCACGGCAGTCACCTACTCGGAGCTGCTCGAGAAGAACCCCACGCGCGCCGTCGAGAAGGCGATCCGCGGAATGCTCCCGAAGAACTCGCTCGGTCGCGCCCAGCTGAAGAAGCTCAAGGTCTACACCGGCCCCGAGCACCCTCACGCTGCACAGCAGCCGAAGCAGTTCGTCTTCAACCAGGTCGCTCAGTAG